The Thermodesulfobacterium sp. TA1 sequence CACCTGCAACCCATATTCCAATTTATGCACCAGAAAGGCTATTGAAAGATCCTGTTGATTGCATATTGATTATGGCTGGTAGTTATTCAGATGAAGTAGCTAATATTATAATTAATGAAATGAAAATAAAACAACCTATAGGGATGATAAAAGGCAATCGTTTAAAAATTATAAATAGAGGGTAGTTAATGGAAAAGAAAATTTTAAAATTAAAAGTACATGAAGGAGAAGTTGATAAAAGAGAAAGGTTAAAAAAAGAAAAACCTTATGTTTATAAAAAAATTTTAGCATTTCAAGATAAAGTAAGAAAAGGCGAAAGCATAGCAATCCTTCAATTTCAATATGATTATAAATGCAACTTTTCTTGTGAACACTGCTGTATTACCAAACTAAGGAAAAAAGACACCGCAAGGTATTTTACTCCAGAAGAGGTTAAAGAATTATCAAAACAGGCAGACGAGATGGGTTTAGCTCATATAGTAATTACAGGAGGTGAACCTTTAGTTTTTCCTGACCTTGAAGAAGTTATTAAGGCCATAGATCCACAGAAATTCTATATTACTATAGATACTAATGGATGGCTACTTGATGAAAAAAAAGCAATTTTTTTGAGAGATTTAGGGGTAGATAAGATACAATTAAGTCTTGATAGCCTTGAATCTTCTAACCATGACGAATTTCGTCATAAAGATGGTTCATTTCAAAGATGTATGAGAGCCCTTGAATCAGCAAAAAAAGCAGGATTAAACATAATCATTCAAACAGTAGTGACCAAACAAAGGGTAAGATCAGAAGA is a genomic window containing:
- a CDS encoding radical SAM/SPASM domain-containing protein — its product is MEKKILKLKVHEGEVDKRERLKKEKPYVYKKILAFQDKVRKGESIAILQFQYDYKCNFSCEHCCITKLRKKDTARYFTPEEVKELSKQADEMGLAHIVITGGEPLVFPDLEEVIKAIDPQKFYITIDTNGWLLDEKKAIFLRDLGVDKIQLSLDSLESSNHDEFRHKDGSFQRCMRALESAKKAGLNIIIQTVVTKQRVRSEEFIKFLEFLNSKGVGVFVTYAKPVGAWEGNFDVLVDRKDMDYVRELEKKYNVFTHLTPGYGLDLGCIAVKRMVSITKYGDIMPCPYIHVSLGNFFEEPLKDIINRGLKIKWFGKYVDTCLIAEDRYFIKEYVVKKIYGNPLPVPWYKVFTEEDFIKNEQELKAIETQEGFLKWRT